A section of the Kribbella sp. HUAS MG21 genome encodes:
- the hemB gene encoding porphobilinogen synthase encodes MPGFPEVRPRRLRSSAAIRRLVAETTIEPRQLILPMFVREDAREPIPIRSMPGVVQHTRDTARKAVAEAAQLGLGGVMLFGVPSSKDAVGSGAVDPDGILNVAIRDAVSEVGDSLLVMSDLCLDEFTSHGHCGVLDSAGRVDNDATLKIYAEMGVAQASAGAHVVGPSGMMDGQVGVVRKALDAAGFVDTVILAYAVKYASAFFGPFREAVDSSLTGDRKTYQQDNANARDAIREVDLDIAEGADLVMVKPALAYLDIIRQVRDHVNVPVAAYNISGEYAMVEAAAANGWIDREAAILETLTSIRRAGADTILTYWAAEAAHLIR; translated from the coding sequence ATGCCTGGATTCCCGGAAGTGCGCCCGCGCCGGCTCCGCTCGTCGGCGGCGATCCGCCGGCTGGTCGCGGAGACCACCATCGAGCCGCGGCAGCTGATCCTGCCGATGTTCGTCCGCGAGGACGCCCGGGAGCCGATCCCGATCCGGTCCATGCCCGGCGTCGTCCAGCACACCCGGGACACGGCGCGCAAGGCGGTCGCGGAGGCGGCGCAGCTCGGGTTGGGCGGCGTGATGCTGTTCGGCGTACCTTCGTCGAAGGACGCCGTCGGCTCCGGTGCGGTGGATCCGGACGGGATCCTGAACGTCGCGATCCGGGACGCGGTGTCCGAGGTCGGCGACTCGCTGCTGGTGATGTCGGACCTGTGTCTCGACGAGTTCACGTCACACGGCCACTGCGGCGTACTGGACTCCGCCGGGCGCGTGGACAACGACGCGACGCTGAAGATCTACGCCGAGATGGGCGTCGCGCAGGCGTCCGCGGGCGCGCACGTCGTCGGTCCGTCCGGGATGATGGACGGGCAGGTCGGGGTCGTCCGCAAGGCGCTCGACGCGGCCGGGTTCGTCGACACCGTGATCCTCGCGTACGCCGTGAAGTACGCGTCGGCGTTCTTCGGGCCGTTCCGCGAAGCCGTCGACTCGTCGCTGACCGGTGACCGGAAGACGTACCAGCAGGACAACGCCAACGCCCGCGACGCGATCCGCGAGGTCGACCTCGACATCGCTGAAGGGGCCGACCTCGTGATGGTGAAGCCCGCGCTGGCTTATCTCGACATCATCCGGCAGGTCCGCGACCACGTGAACGTTCCGGTGGCGGCGTACAACATCTCCGGCGAATACGCGATGGTCGAGGCCGCCGCCGCCAACGGCTGGATCGACCGCGAGGCGGCGATCCTGGAAACCCTCACGTCGATCCGCCGGGCCGGCGCCGACACGATCCTCACGTACTGGGCCGCGGAGGCCGCGCACCTCATCCGCTAG